CAAGCTCACGGGGCTGACCACGATGGTGATCGGGCATGTCACCAAGGAGGGCGACCTGGCCGGGCCTCGGGTACTCGAGCACATGGTTGATGTGGTGCTGCAGTTCGAGGGCGACAAGCAGCTCAACTACCGTTTGTTACGCACGCTAAAAAACCGCTTTGGGCGCACGCAGGAAGTCGGCGTTTTCGAAATGCGTGAGAACGGACTGCGGGACGTCGCGAATCCGTCGGAGCTGTTTCTTTCGGGCTTTACGGAAGGCATCAGCGGGAATGCGGCGGCCTGCATTCTGGAAGGCAACCGGGCGATCATTCTCGAAGTGCAGGCGCTGGTGACGCCTGCATCCTACGGAACGCCGCAGCGCACGGCCTCGGGCTACGATCAGCGACGGCTGCAGCTTTTGCTGGCTGTACTCGAAAAACGACTCGGCTACCGTTTCGGGGACAAAGATGTGTTCCTGAACATTGCGGGCGGCATCAGGCTGCAGGATACGGCTTCGGATCTCGCCCTTGTTTCGGCACTGGTCTCGAGCTATCTCGACCGGCCCGTACCTGAAAAGACGCTGCTTATCGGGGAAGTCGGTCTCGGCGCGGAAATCCGGCAGGTGAGCGGGCTTGAAACCCGGATCAGGGAAGCTGCCAAGTCGGGCTTCAAAATCATCTACGCCCCCGGCAGCATGAGTGACGCCCTGCCGTCCCTGCCCGGCACCAAAGTGCACTTTGCGGGACAGCTGCATCAGGTCAATCAGCGGCTTTTCGGGCCTGGCGGGTGATGTTTTAGTTGTTTAGGATCTGTTTTCTAAGGTGTTCTTGACTTTCTATCTAAAATCTTGTTTCTCACGATATAGAGAGGACGATTTCGGGTTTGAAAGTAAATTCTTGTAATGTATTCACCTAAAATA
This genomic stretch from Cyclonatronum proteinivorum harbors:
- the radA gene encoding DNA repair protein RadA, with protein sequence MAKSKTNYECRDCGYTTSRWLGNCPGCKSWNSFEEVIKPEETAASKKHRARLMPAQQAEGSTKARLLDEIDAQEASRTTTGMAEFDRVLGGGIVAGSFILVGGDPGVGKSTLALQLAGRRPDLSILYCSGEESAGQIRQRATRMKLHAPRLHLFTETDITLIQQQAELLKPDLLIIDSIQTVFRPEITSMPGSVAQIRECAGLLMRLAKLTGLTTMVIGHVTKEGDLAGPRVLEHMVDVVLQFEGDKQLNYRLLRTLKNRFGRTQEVGVFEMRENGLRDVANPSELFLSGFTEGISGNAAACILEGNRAIILEVQALVTPASYGTPQRTASGYDQRRLQLLLAVLEKRLGYRFGDKDVFLNIAGGIRLQDTASDLALVSALVSSYLDRPVPEKTLLIGEVGLGAEIRQVSGLETRIREAAKSGFKIIYAPGSMSDALPSLPGTKVHFAGQLHQVNQRLFGPGG